The Geobacillus genomosp. 3 genome segment TTTAAAAATTTTTTTTGCCGCCTCGTCGTAATCGCGCGGCCGGCGGTCGGCAAACACCGGGATGCGCGCACGGACCTCTTTAACGAGCGCCGGGTCGATGTCCGCTAGAAGAACGCCCGGCTTTTCATCGGCCTCGGCGATGATTTCGCCCCACGGGTCGATGACGAGCGAATGGCCGGCAAAGACGTTGTTCGGGTCGCTTCCGGCCCGATTGCAGGCGACGACATAGCATTGATTTTCAATCGCCCGCGCCATCAGCAACGTCCGCCAATGGTGAAGGCGGGGAAGCGGCCATTCGGCGACGACAAACAGCACTTCCGCTCCGGCTAAGGCGTGAGTGCGAATCCACTCCGGAAAGCGGATGTCATAGCAAATGACTCCGGCGCACGACAGCCCGCTAAGTGAAAATAAGCCTGGCTCGTTTCCCGGCTGCAAATACAAATGCTCATCCATCAGTTGGAACAGATGAAGTTTGCTATATTCACTGACGATTTGGCCGCTTCGGTCGGCGACAATCATCGTGTTCGTCACACCGGCAGCGGTTTTTTTGGCGACTGAGCCGGCGACGAAATGGACGCCATATGTTTGCGCCAGGCGGGAGGCGAACGCTTTCGCCCGCACGGCATCGTCATCGGCAATTTCGTCCAAGCGCGTCAAGTCATAGCCGGTCGTCCATAGTTCCGGAAGCACGACGATGTTGGCTCCTTCGTTGGCGACGGATTGCACGGCTGTTTCGGCTTGCTGTTCGTTCGTTTGCGGATCGCCAAACGCGATATCGAGTTGGAGGCAAGCGATGCGGATGGTCATTGTTTTTCACCCCAATGAAAAAAATTTGCTTTACATTTTGCTTTTTACGATATATGATTTTGCACTAGAATTTCAAGAATTTTTGAGAAGGAAGAATTTTTGAGAAGGTGTGGGCGATGACGATCGAATTTCCATTTTCCGAACTGCTTGAACAGCTGCCGAAGCAGTTTTTTGCTTCGCTTGTCGCCAAAGTGGGAGAGAAAATCAAGGCCGGGCATGATGTCATTAATTTAGGGCAAGGCAATCCGGACCAGCCGACGCCGAAGCATATCGTTGAGGCGATGCAACGGGCGGCGGCCAATCCGAAGTACCATAAATATTCGCCGTTTCAAGGCTACTCCTTTTTGAAAGAAGCTGTTGCCGCCTTTTATGCGCGCGAATACGGAGTTGAGGTTGACCCGACCCGCGAAGTCGCCATTTTGTTTGGCGGCAAGGCCGGGCTTGTCGAGCTGCCGCTTTGCCTCGTCAACCCGGGCGATGCGGTGCTCGTCCCGGATCCAGGCTATCCGGATTACTGGTCGGGAATCGCGCTCGCCCGCGCGCGGATGGAAATGATGCCGCTTGTCGCCGAGCAGCAATTTTTGCCCGATTACAGCGCCATTCCGGCGGCGGTCGCCGACCAGGCGAAACTGATGTTTTTAAACTATCCGAACAACCCGACCGGTGCGACGGCGACGAACGAGTTTTTCGCCGAGACGGTGGCGTTCGCCGCCAAGCACGGCATTGCCGTCGTGCACGACTTTGCCTATGGGGCGATCGGTTTTGACGGCAAAAAGCCGGTCAGCTTCCTCGAAGTTGACGGGGCGAAAGACGTCGGGGTTGAAATTTACACGTTTTCGAAAACGTACAATATGGCCGGCTGGCGCGTCGCGTTTGCCGTCGGCAACGAGCGGATCATTCGGGCGCTTGAGCTGCTGCAAGACCATTTGTACGTCAGCCTGTTCGGCGCCGTCCAGGAAGCGGCGGCCGCAGCGCTTCTCGGCCCGCAAGATTGCGTCAACGAGCTTGTCGCCCTGTATGAAGCGCGCCGCAATACGTTCATTTC includes the following:
- a CDS encoding carbon-nitrogen family hydrolase, which produces MTIRIACLQLDIAFGDPQTNEQQAETAVQSVANEGANIVVLPELWTTGYDLTRLDEIADDDAVRAKAFASRLAQTYGVHFVAGSVAKKTAAGVTNTMIVADRSGQIVSEYSKLHLFQLMDEHLYLQPGNEPGLFSLSGLSCAGVICYDIRFPEWIRTHALAGAEVLFVVAEWPLPRLHHWRTLLMARAIENQCYVVACNRAGSDPNNVFAGHSLVIDPWGEIIAEADEKPGVLLADIDPALVKEVRARIPVFADRRPRDYDEAAKKIFKTY
- a CDS encoding pyridoxal phosphate-dependent aminotransferase, whose amino-acid sequence is MTIEFPFSELLEQLPKQFFASLVAKVGEKIKAGHDVINLGQGNPDQPTPKHIVEAMQRAAANPKYHKYSPFQGYSFLKEAVAAFYAREYGVEVDPTREVAILFGGKAGLVELPLCLVNPGDAVLVPDPGYPDYWSGIALARARMEMMPLVAEQQFLPDYSAIPAAVADQAKLMFLNYPNNPTGATATNEFFAETVAFAAKHGIAVVHDFAYGAIGFDGKKPVSFLEVDGAKDVGVEIYTFSKTYNMAGWRVAFAVGNERIIRALELLQDHLYVSLFGAVQEAAAAALLGPQDCVNELVALYEARRNTFISALRGIGWEAPAPSGSFFAWLPVPKGWPSAEFADVLLERAHVAVAPGIGFGEHGEGYVRVGLLTDEARLCEAAERIGRLGLF